Proteins found in one Candidatus Omnitrophota bacterium genomic segment:
- the purQ gene encoding phosphoribosylformylglycinamidine synthase I, translating to MVAIKRRPKVIVLRAAGTNCDVETAFAFEHAGARSESVHINQLISGEKKLRDYHIMAVPGGFTYGDDVGSGKILANELKYKLAGDLGKFVGAGKLIIGICNGFQVLVKAGLLPGKGVNGEQLEATLTTNDTARYEDRWVYLKAAKGLNSGSRNKCVWTRDIERMIYVPAAHGEGKFIPKDDEVLGKLWANGQVVFRYVDPYGKLAGFPWNPNGSVDDIAGVCDITGRIFGLMPHPERHLFASQHPRWTRGEAQREGDGVSIFRNGVKNV from the coding sequence ATGGTAGCGATAAAGAGAAGGCCGAAGGTCATAGTCCTCCGCGCGGCCGGGACGAATTGCGATGTGGAGACGGCTTTCGCGTTCGAACACGCCGGCGCGAGATCCGAATCCGTGCATATAAACCAGCTTATCAGCGGAGAGAAGAAACTGCGCGACTACCATATCATGGCCGTGCCGGGCGGGTTCACTTACGGCGACGACGTCGGTTCGGGAAAGATACTCGCGAACGAATTAAAATACAAATTGGCCGGGGACCTCGGGAAATTCGTGGGCGCCGGAAAACTTATCATCGGGATATGCAACGGTTTCCAGGTCCTCGTAAAGGCGGGCCTTCTGCCGGGAAAGGGAGTAAACGGCGAGCAGCTGGAGGCGACGCTTACGACCAACGACACGGCGCGCTATGAGGACAGGTGGGTCTATCTTAAGGCCGCTAAGGGGCTGAACAGCGGATCCCGGAACAAGTGCGTTTGGACCAGGGACATCGAACGCATGATATATGTGCCCGCCGCGCACGGCGAAGGAAAATTCATCCCGAAGGACGACGAGGTCCTGGGGAAATTATGGGCGAACGGGCAGGTCGTTTTCAGGTATGTCGACCCGTACGGCAAGCTCGCCGGGTTCCCCTGGAACCCCAACGGGTCGGTCGATGACATAGCCGGCGTGTGCGACATCACCGGCAGGATATTCGGGCTTATGCCGCATCCGGAGAGGCATCTATTCGCTTCCCAGCACCCGCGCTGGACGCGCGGCGAGGCGCAGAGGGAAGGGGACGGGGTGAGTATTTTCAGGAACGGGGTAAAAAATGTCTAG